One bacterium DNA segment encodes these proteins:
- a CDS encoding uroporphyrinogen decarboxylase family protein, whose product MNSKERILSALTGKGVDYIPCAPTFWRGPNFWRPVEEVNFDVDPKLNDINKHVDNKYRWSTLEEQINVMLNVLGVDPVLSIDVSFSKNLKNVEEKKWIEKKGERKILHKEFHTPAGILSASVNLEHWPHGEDIPFCTNWVASYTKYWVESLEDIEKLKYVLLAPDDESMKKDIESNKQMFSLARKYQLPICSSIGAGLTRLLQLMGADNVCIATIERPEIIESYLEYEHSLNKKRMEIAIDFGVDFFGRDGFYETCDFYSPQQLESFLKSHLEEEIDVAHSAEKPIYYTLCTGIMPMLDYANKLNFDCINSIEPALDNNDLRKIDNSLPGKTLWTGVSAPIHIGSDNEEDVREAVRYAIKNVNHLILGVAPSIRNYWHFENTLAMIDEWKHLKTKN is encoded by the coding sequence ATGAACTCAAAAGAAAGAATATTATCAGCATTGACGGGAAAAGGGGTTGATTATATACCTTGTGCTCCGACATTCTGGAGAGGGCCGAATTTCTGGAGGCCTGTAGAAGAGGTGAATTTTGATGTTGACCCGAAACTGAATGACATCAATAAGCATGTTGATAATAAATACAGGTGGTCCACACTCGAAGAACAGATAAATGTCATGTTGAATGTGCTGGGAGTGGATCCTGTTCTCTCTATAGATGTATCGTTTTCAAAGAACTTAAAGAATGTTGAAGAAAAGAAATGGATTGAGAAAAAAGGAGAGCGCAAAATTCTTCACAAAGAATTTCATACTCCTGCAGGAATTCTCTCTGCATCTGTAAATTTAGAGCATTGGCCTCATGGAGAAGACATTCCATTTTGTACTAATTGGGTAGCAAGTTATACAAAATACTGGGTGGAATCTCTTGAGGATATAGAAAAGCTGAAATACGTTCTTCTGGCTCCAGATGATGAATCAATGAAGAAAGATATTGAATCTAACAAACAAATGTTTTCTCTTGCAAGAAAGTATCAATTACCGATTTGTTCATCCATTGGCGCAGGATTGACTAGACTGCTCCAACTTATGGGAGCTGATAATGTTTGTATAGCTACCATTGAGAGACCTGAAATTATAGAATCTTATCTGGAATACGAACATTCCCTGAATAAAAAAAGAATGGAAATTGCTATTGATTTTGGTGTGGATTTCTTTGGAAGAGACGGTTTTTATGAAACCTGTGATTTCTATTCACCTCAGCAACTGGAAAGCTTCTTAAAAAGCCACTTAGAAGAAGAAATCGATGTAGCACATTCTGCAGAGAAACCAATTTACTACACCTTGTGTACTGGAATTATGCCAATGCTTGACTATGCTAATAAACTAAATTTTGATTGTATTAACAGTATTGAACCTGCATTAGATAATAATGATCTAAGAAAGATTGATAATTCACTGCCGGGAAAAACCTTATGGACAGGTGTAAGCGCTCCGATACACATAGGAAGTGATAACGAAGAAGATGTGAGAGAAGCTGTTAGATACGCAATAAAGAATGTGAATCATTTAATATTAGGTGTTGCACCGTCAATTAGGAATTACTGGCATTTTGAAAACACGCTTGCCATGATTGACGAATGGAAGCATTTAAAAACAAAAAACTAA